One region of Hymenobacter sediminicola genomic DNA includes:
- the rsfS gene encoding ribosome silencing factor produces the protein MKSTLVRQDSDKLADVVVRGMQEKKAVDIVVLNLKDLKNAVADYFIICSASSDTQIDAIARSVEEEVEKLTGQNPWQTEGRTNREWVLLDYVDVVVHVFLRDRRQFYALEELWGDAVIRYVEEETVPTR, from the coding sequence ATGAAAAGTACCCTGGTTCGACAGGATTCGGACAAGTTGGCAGATGTAGTAGTACGCGGCATGCAGGAAAAGAAAGCTGTCGATATCGTGGTACTAAACCTCAAAGACCTCAAAAATGCTGTAGCAGACTATTTTATTATCTGCTCGGCCTCTTCAGATACGCAGATTGATGCTATTGCCCGTTCGGTAGAAGAGGAAGTAGAAAAGCTGACCGGCCAGAACCCCTGGCAGACGGAAGGCCGCACCAACCGCGAGTGGGTGCTACTCGACTACGTGGACGTAGTAGTGCATGTTTTCCTGCGCGACCGGCGCCAGTTCTACGCTCTGGAAGAGCTGTGGGGCGATGCAGTAATCCGGTACGTGGAAGAGGAAACTGTACCGACACGATAA
- the ftsH gene encoding ATP-dependent zinc metalloprotease FtsH, with protein sequence MPDNTPKKKKPMLPSPTPKPGMQLWLLAGLVLFLCAWLFFNQSGSTVEINQQKFEQMYAAGDVRDVKLLTDRNLVEVSLKNEAVKSGRYNQLLSRRGPLTFDTSPQFGFRVVDGKTFKEDFEKLQANIPLDKRIGITFDTRTGYGDVITTWGFTILLFVGFWFLMRRMSGAGGTGGQIFNIGKSRAALFEGGDKVKITFKDVAGLEEAKEEVQEIVEFLKNPSKFTVLGGKIPKGALLVGPPGTGKTLLAKAVAGEADVPFFSLSGSDFVEMFVGVGAARVRDLFKQAKAKAPCIIFIDEIDAIGRSRSRGNVPGGNDERENTLNSLLVEMDGFGTDSGVIILAATNRPDTLDSALLRPGRFDRQISIDKPDINGRTEIFQVHLKPITLGPDVEARKLAAMTPGFAGAEIANVCNEAALIAARRDKKMVTMQDFTDAVDRVIGGLEKKNKIISPDEKRIVAYHEAGHAIAGWFLEHADPLVKVSIVPRGVAALGYAQYLPREQFLYNTEQLTDEMCMTLGGRAAEELVFGKISTGALSDLERITKMAYSIVTMYGMNAKLGNISYYDSKGQNEYGFSKPYSEATSQMIDEEVRNIIENAYIRTKELLTERRHELEVIAKELLEKEVLLQDDLERLVGKRPHGVQTNYQAHMAGTDRSETLSERKQEHPLQNDLPPLNLPGVDDNTQSGATSEPSGSAVTPV encoded by the coding sequence ATGCCTGATAACACGCCCAAAAAGAAGAAGCCCATGCTGCCTTCACCCACCCCTAAACCGGGGATGCAGCTCTGGCTACTGGCCGGGTTGGTTTTGTTTCTGTGCGCTTGGTTGTTCTTCAACCAAAGCGGCAGCACTGTCGAAATCAACCAGCAGAAATTTGAGCAGATGTACGCGGCCGGCGACGTGCGCGACGTAAAACTGCTCACCGACCGAAACCTGGTGGAGGTTTCGCTCAAAAACGAAGCGGTGAAGTCAGGCCGCTACAACCAGCTTCTGAGCCGCCGTGGGCCCCTCACGTTTGACACTAGCCCACAGTTTGGGTTTCGGGTGGTAGACGGCAAGACCTTTAAGGAGGATTTTGAGAAGCTGCAAGCCAATATTCCGCTCGACAAGCGTATTGGTATCACCTTCGACACGCGTACCGGCTACGGCGACGTTATCACGACGTGGGGCTTTACCATTCTGCTCTTCGTTGGTTTCTGGTTCCTGATGCGCCGCATGAGTGGTGCAGGCGGAACTGGTGGCCAGATTTTCAATATCGGTAAGAGCCGCGCGGCCCTATTTGAGGGTGGCGACAAGGTGAAAATCACATTTAAGGATGTAGCCGGTCTGGAAGAAGCTAAAGAAGAGGTGCAGGAAATTGTGGAGTTCCTCAAGAATCCCTCGAAATTTACTGTTCTCGGCGGTAAAATTCCGAAAGGAGCACTGCTGGTAGGCCCTCCTGGTACGGGTAAAACCCTGCTGGCAAAAGCTGTGGCGGGTGAAGCCGATGTGCCGTTCTTCTCGTTGTCGGGCTCCGACTTCGTAGAAATGTTCGTGGGGGTAGGAGCAGCCCGGGTGCGGGACCTGTTTAAGCAGGCCAAAGCCAAAGCACCCTGCATCATCTTCATTGACGAAATTGATGCCATTGGCCGTAGCCGTAGCCGCGGTAACGTCCCTGGTGGCAACGACGAGCGGGAAAACACGCTCAACTCGCTGCTGGTAGAAATGGACGGTTTCGGTACCGATTCCGGGGTAATCATCCTGGCTGCTACCAACCGCCCTGACACGCTAGACTCGGCGTTGCTACGTCCCGGTCGTTTCGACCGTCAGATCAGCATCGACAAGCCGGATATCAATGGCCGCACTGAGATTTTCCAGGTGCACTTGAAGCCGATTACGCTTGGCCCGGATGTGGAGGCCCGTAAGCTGGCCGCCATGACCCCTGGTTTCGCTGGTGCTGAAATTGCCAACGTCTGCAACGAAGCCGCTCTGATTGCCGCCCGCCGCGATAAGAAGATGGTAACTATGCAGGACTTCACTGATGCAGTTGACCGTGTGATTGGGGGCTTAGAGAAGAAGAACAAAATCATCAGTCCCGACGAGAAGCGCATTGTAGCCTACCACGAAGCTGGCCACGCCATTGCAGGCTGGTTCCTGGAACATGCCGACCCGTTGGTGAAGGTGAGCATCGTGCCCCGTGGGGTAGCGGCGCTGGGCTACGCGCAGTATCTGCCGCGTGAGCAGTTCCTGTACAATACCGAGCAGCTCACCGACGAAATGTGCATGACCCTAGGTGGCCGTGCAGCCGAAGAGTTGGTGTTCGGTAAGATTTCGACGGGTGCTTTGAGTGACTTGGAGCGCATTACCAAGATGGCCTACTCCATCGTGACGATGTACGGCATGAACGCCAAGCTCGGCAATATCTCTTACTACGACTCGAAAGGGCAGAACGAGTACGGTTTCTCGAAGCCGTATTCCGAAGCTACGTCGCAGATGATTGATGAGGAAGTGCGCAACATTATCGAAAACGCCTACATCCGGACCAAGGAACTGCTGACCGAGCGCCGCCACGAGTTGGAGGTAATTGCTAAGGAGTTGCTGGAAAAGGAAGTGCTGCTGCAGGATGACCTGGAGCGCCTCGTAGGCAAGCGTCCTCATGGCGTGCAAACCAACTACCAAGCTCATATGGCCGGCACCGACCGTTCAGAAACTCTGAGCGAACGGAAGCAGGAGCATCCGTTGCAGAACGACCTGCCCCCGCTGAACCTGCCTGGCGTGGACGACAACACACAATCAGGTGCTACTTCGGAGCCCAGCGGCTCGGCTGTGACGCCGGTATAA
- a CDS encoding LutC/YkgG family protein — protein sequence MPESSRDIILRRIRESLREPTPPKAAPDFAAPLHPAPTGDLAIAFAESFVRVGGQLYFCESEEHFYDQLFIYKKEKELERLFVWEPELKKLLHGGGIVFQPDETDFLEHADAGLTTCEALVARTGSVLVSAASSSGRRLSIYPDQHLVFARTSQVVADIGDALRRTQAKYGADHLPSMISLTTGPSRTADIEKTLVLGAHGPRSIALFLLDDEADPATPPA from the coding sequence ATGCCCGAATCGTCCCGCGACATTATCCTGCGCCGTATCCGCGAATCGTTGCGGGAGCCCACGCCGCCTAAGGCTGCGCCTGACTTCGCGGCACCCTTGCACCCCGCCCCCACCGGCGACCTGGCCATTGCTTTTGCCGAAAGCTTCGTGCGTGTGGGTGGGCAGCTGTATTTCTGCGAGTCGGAAGAGCATTTCTACGACCAGCTATTTATCTATAAAAAGGAGAAGGAACTGGAGCGGCTGTTTGTCTGGGAACCGGAATTGAAAAAACTCCTGCATGGCGGCGGCATCGTATTTCAGCCCGATGAAACCGATTTTCTGGAGCACGCTGATGCAGGCCTGACGACCTGCGAGGCTTTGGTGGCCCGCACAGGCAGTGTGTTGGTAAGCGCGGCCAGCAGCAGCGGCCGGCGCCTGAGCATCTACCCCGACCAGCACCTCGTGTTTGCCCGCACTTCGCAGGTGGTAGCCGACATCGGCGACGCATTGCGCCGCACCCAAGCGAAATATGGCGCAGATCATCTGCCGTCCATGATTTCGCTGACTACTGGGCCGAGCCGCACGGCTGATATTGAAAAGACTCTTGTGCTCGGAGCCCACGGCCCACGCAGCATTGCCCTGTTTTTGTTGGATGACGAAGCCGACCCCGCCACCCCGCCTGCCTGA
- a CDS encoding UDP-2,3-diacylglucosamine diphosphatase → MTKPTPPPRLPDLALPAGRRVYFASDFHLGAPDAARSLERERRIVRWLDEAAQDAAAIYLLGDIFDFWFEYKHAIPRGFIRLQGKLAELTDAGIPIIFFTGNHDMWMFDYFTKELGIPILRHPVSQLIGGREFHIGHGDGLGPKDYTYKMLKRVFASPVSQWLFARLHPNLGIGIANRWSRHSRIQNADADAKYFGEDEWLLVYCRELERRFHHDYYVFGHRHLPLDVSVAADSRYVNLGEWVNYCSYGVYDGNDLALRHFEQHQG, encoded by the coding sequence ATGACGAAGCCGACCCCGCCACCCCGCCTGCCTGATCTGGCGCTGCCTGCCGGCCGCCGCGTATACTTCGCCTCCGATTTTCACCTCGGTGCCCCCGATGCCGCCCGCTCGCTGGAGCGGGAGCGGCGCATTGTGCGCTGGCTTGATGAAGCTGCCCAGGACGCTGCTGCTATCTACCTGCTCGGCGACATTTTCGACTTCTGGTTTGAGTATAAGCATGCCATTCCGCGTGGCTTTATCCGGCTGCAGGGCAAGCTGGCCGAACTGACGGATGCTGGTATTCCCATCATTTTTTTCACCGGCAACCACGACATGTGGATGTTTGACTACTTCACGAAGGAGCTGGGCATTCCGATTCTGCGCCATCCGGTGAGCCAGCTGATTGGAGGGCGTGAGTTTCATATCGGGCACGGCGACGGGCTGGGACCGAAGGACTACACCTACAAGATGCTGAAGCGGGTATTTGCCTCGCCAGTGTCGCAGTGGCTGTTTGCGCGGCTGCATCCTAATCTGGGTATTGGCATTGCCAACCGCTGGAGCCGTCATAGCCGAATTCAGAATGCCGACGCCGACGCCAAATACTTTGGTGAGGACGAGTGGCTGCTGGTGTACTGCCGGGAGCTGGAGCGGCGTTTCCACCACGACTATTACGTATTTGGTCACCGCCACCTGCCCCTCGACGTATCGGTAGCTGCCGACAGCCGCTATGTGAACCTCGGCGAGTGGGTCAATTATTGCTCTTATGGCGTGTATGATGGCAACGACCTCGCCTTGCGGCATTTCGAGCAGCACCAAGGCTAG
- a CDS encoding S8 family serine peptidase — protein sequence MTYRAACIWVGNVLVGLLTLPALAQQRPQVPTSKLAPILQQASARMAPTTRQTVRVQTRNAAAFRQWARQELPGAVLRAEAGQPQIFLLSGVSQAQLQVLGASPLITFVDAADRRAYDERQLNQADLNVNSVTPLHRRYPALAGQGLTVSVKENPLDVTDIDFKGRLVNVDPAAVVVSSHATTMATLIAGGGNSAPAGRGVAWQARITSSDYVRLLPDDGVQLQQRSVSVQNHSYGTGIENYYGLESQTYDAQAQQYPTLVHVFSSGNSGTQTSPTGPYQGLAGVANLTGQFKMSKNTLSVGATNALGQVAAMSSRGPAYDGRIKPELVAFGDEGSSDAAALVSGMSLLVQQAYRDQNGGVLPPSALVKAALINSADDTGRPEVDFVAGFGQANALGAVRTMLDRRYFQGSVGQGQTTQFTLVVPPGTQHLKLTLAWTDPAAAANASSALLNDLDVLLTNNGTSWRPWTLSTYPHPDSLALPARRRPDHLNNVEQITLAAPAPGTYQITVRGYTVATGPQAFSVAYELNSGFEWLTPNKLRNVRPGEATQLRWQWAGPAATGQLEYRPVGSSVWRRINPAVDLAAHTYTWTAPDTTALAQVRMVSASGTIVSDTFALARPLPLNIGYSCPDEALLYWPHVLGAAQYQLYRLGATHMEPVALISDTTYVLTGAALAVPQYAVAPVLRGQVAERGSSINRNTAGFDCYIRSFIGRQPVADTVQLLVELGSTFRLQSLKLQRLEQGEFRTILTQSPVTQLRFTLTDASAQSGLNQYRLELQDSGGRIFHSQLETVYQVSQPEVLVFPVPATAGTPLNIIGPPNTELHLRLFDTLGRLLHESTTIGTINQLPTNGMKPGTYLLRIGAGAGPEITRRILVL from the coding sequence ATGACGTATCGTGCTGCTTGTATCTGGGTAGGAAATGTCTTGGTGGGGTTGTTGACTTTGCCCGCGCTGGCTCAGCAACGGCCGCAGGTACCCACCAGCAAGCTGGCCCCCATACTGCAGCAGGCTTCGGCCCGAATGGCACCTACTACCCGCCAGACCGTGCGGGTTCAGACACGCAATGCGGCAGCATTTAGGCAATGGGCGCGACAGGAATTGCCAGGTGCTGTACTACGGGCCGAAGCAGGCCAGCCGCAAATATTCCTGCTATCCGGAGTAAGCCAGGCCCAGCTACAGGTACTAGGGGCCTCGCCGCTCATTACGTTCGTTGATGCCGCTGACCGCCGGGCCTATGATGAGCGGCAGCTAAACCAGGCCGACCTAAACGTGAATAGCGTGACACCGCTGCACCGCCGCTACCCTGCGCTAGCCGGGCAGGGGCTCACAGTTTCGGTAAAAGAAAACCCGTTAGATGTCACGGACATCGACTTCAAGGGCCGGCTGGTAAACGTTGATCCGGCGGCTGTTGTGGTTTCGTCGCACGCTACTACCATGGCTACGCTTATTGCTGGCGGTGGCAACTCCGCCCCGGCCGGCCGGGGCGTGGCATGGCAGGCTCGTATTACTTCCTCCGACTATGTGCGCCTGCTACCGGATGATGGAGTGCAGCTGCAGCAGCGCAGTGTGAGTGTGCAAAACCACTCCTACGGCACTGGAATCGAGAATTACTATGGTCTGGAATCCCAGACGTATGATGCACAGGCGCAGCAGTACCCAACGCTGGTACACGTATTTTCATCCGGCAATTCTGGTACACAAACCAGCCCTACTGGTCCCTACCAAGGGTTGGCTGGCGTAGCGAACCTGACCGGGCAGTTCAAAATGTCGAAAAACACGCTGAGCGTAGGGGCGACCAATGCGTTGGGGCAGGTAGCTGCCATGAGTTCCCGAGGGCCGGCCTATGACGGCCGGATTAAGCCGGAGCTAGTGGCTTTTGGGGATGAAGGTTCATCGGATGCAGCGGCTCTGGTTTCGGGCATGAGCCTACTGGTGCAGCAAGCTTACCGCGACCAGAATGGCGGAGTCCTGCCACCGTCCGCGCTGGTAAAAGCGGCTTTGATTAATAGCGCCGACGATACGGGCCGTCCGGAAGTGGATTTTGTGGCGGGTTTCGGGCAGGCCAATGCGCTGGGTGCCGTGCGTACCATGTTGGACCGCCGCTACTTTCAGGGCAGCGTAGGGCAGGGGCAGACGACGCAGTTTACGCTGGTGGTGCCCCCCGGCACGCAACACTTGAAGCTCACACTTGCGTGGACTGACCCCGCCGCTGCTGCCAATGCTTCCAGCGCCTTACTGAATGACCTAGATGTATTGCTGACAAACAATGGCACCAGCTGGCGCCCTTGGACTCTGAGCACCTACCCGCACCCAGACTCACTGGCCCTACCTGCCCGCCGCCGCCCCGACCACCTCAACAACGTAGAACAGATTACCCTAGCGGCGCCCGCGCCCGGAACCTACCAGATAACAGTGCGCGGCTACACGGTAGCAACTGGTCCGCAGGCGTTCAGTGTGGCATATGAACTGAACAGCGGGTTTGAGTGGCTAACACCCAATAAACTGCGCAACGTGCGACCAGGCGAAGCCACGCAGCTGCGGTGGCAATGGGCGGGCCCTGCTGCTACCGGACAGTTGGAGTACCGGCCAGTTGGCAGTAGTGTGTGGCGCCGCATCAATCCCGCCGTAGACTTGGCCGCCCACACATATACCTGGACCGCCCCTGACACAACTGCACTGGCACAAGTGCGCATGGTTTCAGCTAGTGGCACAATCGTGTCCGATACGTTCGCGCTGGCCCGCCCGCTCCCGCTGAACATTGGGTATTCCTGCCCCGATGAAGCGCTGCTGTACTGGCCGCATGTGCTGGGCGCAGCACAGTACCAACTGTACCGGCTGGGTGCTACCCATATGGAACCAGTAGCGCTTATTTCAGATACCACATACGTGCTAACTGGCGCCGCTCTGGCAGTGCCGCAGTATGCGGTAGCGCCTGTACTTCGTGGGCAGGTGGCTGAACGGGGTTCTTCCATCAACCGCAACACGGCCGGTTTCGACTGTTACATTCGCTCCTTCATCGGCCGGCAGCCCGTTGCCGATACGGTGCAGCTGCTGGTAGAGCTAGGTAGCACGTTCCGGCTTCAGTCTCTTAAGCTGCAGCGGCTCGAGCAAGGTGAGTTCCGCACGATACTCACCCAAAGCCCGGTTACGCAGCTTCGCTTCACACTGACTGATGCCAGCGCCCAGTCTGGTCTCAACCAATATCGGCTGGAGCTGCAGGACAGCGGTGGTCGGATTTTCCATAGCCAACTGGAAACTGTGTATCAGGTGAGCCAGCCCGAGGTCCTAGTTTTTCCGGTGCCGGCAACTGCGGGGACCCCACTCAACATCATTGGCCCCCCCAATACGGAGTTGCACCTGCGCCTCTTCGATACTCTGGGACGTTTGCTGCACGAAAGCACGACAATCGGTACCATCAACCAACTGCCCACGAACGGCATGAAGCCGGGCACCTATCTGCTTCGTATTGGGGCGGGGGCCGGGCCGGAAATCACGCGGCGTATTCTGGTATTGTAG
- a CDS encoding M57 family metalloprotease: MKVNRLFTPLALLVGAAMSLFSCEKKQEVVTKNEISEETIGQISALGFSAKDAQKVDGGVLVEGDIVLTNEMLNSTPDYSMMRVGEDEQYRTTNLVTGLPRNITIRVSSTLPSAYVTATDELVRRYNAQNLRITFTRVASTSSANITLTKSPSGAGYLASAGFPSGGNPYSQVLVNSTALGTANASTYLATVLAHEVGHCIGFRHTDYMSRQYSCGGSAVNEGASTVGAILIPGTPSGPDPSSWMLACIGSGANRPFNTNDRTALNYVY; the protein is encoded by the coding sequence ATGAAAGTAAACCGTTTATTCACGCCATTGGCGCTGCTGGTCGGCGCTGCCATGTCTCTATTCTCCTGCGAAAAGAAGCAGGAAGTTGTTACAAAAAATGAAATTTCCGAAGAAACCATCGGCCAGATCAGCGCCCTTGGTTTCAGCGCCAAAGACGCCCAGAAAGTAGACGGTGGCGTCCTCGTGGAAGGCGACATCGTGCTGACCAACGAAATGCTCAACAGCACTCCTGACTACTCGATGATGCGGGTGGGCGAGGATGAGCAGTACCGTACTACCAACCTGGTAACTGGTCTGCCACGCAACATCACCATCCGGGTTTCGTCTACGCTGCCTTCTGCCTACGTGACTGCCACCGATGAGCTGGTGCGTCGCTACAATGCTCAGAACCTGCGCATCACGTTCACCCGTGTAGCTTCTACTTCTTCGGCCAATATCACCCTGACCAAGTCTCCTTCGGGAGCTGGCTATCTGGCTTCGGCTGGCTTCCCTTCCGGTGGCAATCCGTATAGCCAAGTGCTGGTAAACTCTACGGCATTGGGTACGGCTAATGCCAGCACGTATCTGGCAACTGTACTGGCGCACGAAGTGGGTCACTGCATCGGCTTCCGCCACACCGACTACATGAGCCGGCAGTATAGCTGCGGTGGCTCGGCCGTAAACGAAGGTGCCAGCACAGTAGGTGCCATCCTCATTCCCGGTACGCCGTCGGGTCCAGACCCAAGCTCGTGGATGCTGGCTTGCATTGGCAGCGGCGCAAACCGTCCGTTCAATACCAACGACCGTACGGCGCTCAACTACGTGTACTAA
- a CDS encoding PSP1 domain-containing protein, which translates to MACTSCSSGGGCSTTTATGCGSKGSCSSGCTRLNVFDWLQDLDTPSDFKGFDLVEIRFKGGRKDFYRNASHLPLITGDAVVIEAGGNGWHLGHVSLKGELVRLQMKKKKVPTDSKDIRNILRVATEQDVERWNAVRDLETGTMFRARTVVDELRLKMKLSDVEYQADRTRATFFYSAEDRVDFRDLIKRLADEFRVRVEMRQISLRHEAGRLGGIGVCGRELCCSTWLTDFKSVSTTAARYQNLSLNPAKLSGQCGRLKCCLNYELDTYLDALKDIPQVQRPLVTEKGEYVLQKTDIFRRKMWFAIRGDNNWVVLPTERVREVQEMNRRGEKVDTLLVAVREEEKAPDVTAIVEGSLERLDDKIKAGKRAKRPKKRTKGDAATDEQPSAPRGGTSGRTATPRAAAPAAAEGEASDKPVSEGTGAGEEARRPRGAAARPLNRRNNRNRSANASEGGPRPEGGRGEGRSAEGRRNGPEGGTEPRSGRAGNERRGARGGSGEAGNRPAPPEGGTPNPAREGGRSRRGGRRPEGGATGGPSAAPSAS; encoded by the coding sequence GTGGCCTGTACTTCCTGCTCCTCCGGCGGCGGCTGCTCTACCACAACTGCCACGGGCTGCGGCTCGAAAGGCAGCTGTAGCAGCGGCTGTACGCGACTTAATGTATTCGACTGGCTCCAGGATCTGGACACACCCAGTGACTTCAAAGGATTTGACCTTGTTGAAATCCGCTTCAAAGGCGGCCGAAAGGATTTTTACCGCAATGCCAGCCACCTTCCGCTCATCACCGGCGACGCCGTGGTGATTGAGGCTGGTGGCAATGGCTGGCATCTGGGCCACGTTTCGCTGAAAGGCGAACTGGTGCGGCTGCAGATGAAGAAGAAGAAAGTACCTACCGACTCCAAAGACATCCGCAATATTCTGCGAGTGGCTACCGAGCAGGACGTAGAGCGCTGGAACGCTGTTCGTGACCTCGAAACGGGCACCATGTTCCGGGCCCGCACCGTGGTAGACGAACTGCGCCTGAAAATGAAGCTCTCCGATGTAGAGTATCAGGCGGACCGCACCCGCGCTACATTCTTCTACTCCGCCGAAGACAGGGTAGACTTCCGGGATTTGATTAAGCGCCTCGCCGACGAGTTTCGGGTGCGCGTAGAAATGCGCCAGATTTCGTTGCGCCACGAAGCCGGCCGCCTGGGCGGTATTGGGGTGTGCGGGCGCGAGCTATGCTGCTCTACTTGGCTCACCGACTTCAAGAGTGTAAGCACCACGGCGGCGCGCTACCAGAATCTGAGCCTCAACCCCGCCAAGCTTTCCGGCCAGTGTGGGCGCCTCAAGTGCTGCCTCAACTACGAGCTGGATACATACCTCGATGCCCTAAAAGACATTCCGCAGGTACAGCGCCCTCTCGTAACCGAGAAGGGGGAATACGTACTTCAGAAAACCGATATTTTCCGCCGGAAGATGTGGTTTGCCATTCGTGGCGACAACAACTGGGTGGTGCTGCCCACTGAGCGGGTGCGCGAAGTACAGGAAATGAACCGGCGGGGCGAGAAAGTGGATACGCTGCTGGTGGCCGTGAGAGAAGAGGAGAAAGCGCCTGATGTAACAGCCATTGTGGAAGGCTCATTGGAGCGCCTCGATGACAAGATAAAAGCCGGCAAGCGTGCCAAGCGGCCTAAAAAGAGAACAAAGGGAGATGCTGCCACCGACGAGCAGCCCAGCGCACCGCGTGGTGGTACCTCGGGCCGCACCGCTACTCCGCGGGCCGCTGCCCCGGCCGCAGCCGAAGGTGAAGCATCCGATAAGCCAGTGTCGGAAGGCACTGGTGCTGGCGAAGAAGCACGCCGACCTAGAGGGGCCGCTGCCCGTCCGCTTAACCGCCGCAACAACCGAAACCGCTCTGCCAACGCCTCAGAAGGTGGACCCCGCCCGGAAGGAGGCCGTGGTGAAGGCCGCTCAGCAGAGGGCCGCCGCAACGGCCCCGAAGGGGGAACGGAGCCACGCTCCGGCCGCGCCGGCAATGAGCGGCGTGGTGCCCGCGGAGGTTCCGGAGAAGCGGGCAACCGCCCGGCTCCGCCGGAGGGTGGTACCCCCAATCCGGCCCGTGAGGGTGGCCGTAGCCGCCGCGGTGGGCGCCGTCCTGAAGGAGGCGCTACTGGCGGTCCATCTGCTGCTCCGTCTGCTTCCTAA
- a CDS encoding gliding motility lipoprotein GldH has protein sequence MRKLFRLLPLLLAATMLTACDQNQVYEKNVDFEGYTWSVRQKPAFTFDIADTTQRYDVYFNVRNASAYGYYNLYLKHTLTDPAGKPVSQLLHQMLLMDPQTGEPRGSGTGDIYDHQFLALPNQKFHQTGAYKIVLEQYMRQNQLPGLMAVGVRVVQARPAQAK, from the coding sequence ATGCGCAAACTGTTTCGTCTGTTGCCGCTGCTGCTTGCAGCGACTATGCTCACTGCCTGCGACCAGAACCAGGTATATGAAAAGAACGTCGATTTTGAAGGCTATACGTGGTCAGTACGGCAAAAGCCGGCCTTTACCTTCGACATTGCGGATACCACGCAGCGCTATGATGTATACTTCAATGTGCGCAACGCTTCCGCGTATGGTTACTACAATCTGTACCTGAAGCACACACTTACGGACCCGGCCGGCAAACCCGTTTCACAGTTGCTGCACCAGATGCTGCTCATGGATCCGCAAACTGGCGAACCGCGCGGCAGCGGTACCGGCGACATCTACGACCACCAATTTCTGGCGCTGCCTAATCAGAAATTTCACCAGACAGGGGCCTACAAAATTGTGCTGGAGCAATACATGCGACAGAACCAGCTGCCAGGACTTATGGCGGTAGGAGTACGCGTAGTTCAGGCGCGCCCGGCTCAGGCTAAGTAA